A DNA window from Paraburkholderia sp. IMGN_8 contains the following coding sequences:
- a CDS encoding DUF2866 domain-containing protein, with amino-acid sequence MQVSSPVNRAVSRGFRPGRKTVTADRARCKAESGVSAARVTDVVKICGCRVSAPLMQPWGECCRIVEWIDRNGEYSCIAVRGAATEAEIKERVRTHRNGLRHTLTDDPATPAGRVRLRRA; translated from the coding sequence ATGCAAGTTTCCTCACCTGTGAACCGTGCCGTGTCGCGCGGTTTCCGGCCCGGCCGAAAGACAGTCACCGCTGACAGAGCCCGCTGCAAGGCGGAAAGCGGCGTTAGCGCAGCACGGGTGACGGACGTCGTGAAGATATGCGGCTGCCGCGTATCTGCGCCGCTCATGCAACCGTGGGGCGAGTGCTGCCGGATCGTCGAGTGGATCGACCGCAACGGTGAGTACTCTTGCATTGCCGTGCGAGGCGCCGCGACCGAGGCCGAGATCAAGGAGCGCGTGCGTACGCATCGCAACGGTCTGCGCCACACCCTGACGGACGACCCCGCTACGCCTGCGGGCCGCGTGCGTCTGCGGCGCGCTTGA
- the bamA gene encoding outer membrane protein assembly factor BamA — MNLQALTSRIAGALSLAGITLTAGSAHAAQPFVVQDIRIEGLKRIEPGTLFAYLPIKQGGMFSDDKASEAIRALYATGFFNEVRISTEGNTVIVQVQERPAVGTIDFAGIHEFDKENLTKALSSVGLSQGRYYDKALVDKAEQELKRQYLTRGYYAAEVTTTITPIDRNRVAVLFSVAEGPSAKIRQINFIGNSAFSTDTLRDEMQMSTPNWFSWYTKNDLYAKDKLTGDLEHIRSYYLNRGYLEFNFESTQVSLTPDRKEMYLTVTLHEGEPYTISSIKLAGNLLDRESELTQLIKIKPGERFSAEKLQAATKAVVDKLGEYGYAFATVNALPQIDQEHHKVDLTLQVDPSRRVYVRHINVVGNTRTRDEVVRREMRQLESSWFDSNRLTLSKDRVNRLGYFTDVDVTTVPVEGSPDQVDVDVKVSEKPTGAITLGAGYSSTDKVVLSAGISQDNVFGSGTSLALNVNTAKTYRTLTLTQTDPYFTVDGIKRITDVYYRTTYPLYNYTDTSFRILTIGADLKFGIPFSEADTVYFGLGIEQNRLTTDSLTPQSYKDYVAEFGHVVNNVPITTGWARDNRDSALVPSRGYFLQGNGEVGTPAGGTEYYKADVQAQYYYSFARGFILGLNLQGGYGNGFAGKAYPIFKNYYAGGIGSVRGYDSGSLGPTDKTTGDPIGGSRMVVANVEMTFPLPGTGWDRTLRVFTFMDAGNVWGDEGNSTGANGLRYSYGAGLEWISPIGPLKLSLGFPLIKHATDKYQKFQFQIGTSF; from the coding sequence ATGAATCTTCAAGCTTTAACGAGCCGTATCGCGGGCGCGCTCTCGCTCGCCGGCATCACGCTGACAGCCGGGTCGGCTCACGCGGCACAGCCGTTCGTCGTGCAAGACATCCGGATCGAGGGACTCAAACGCATCGAACCCGGCACCCTGTTTGCCTATCTTCCTATCAAGCAAGGCGGCATGTTTAGCGACGACAAGGCTTCGGAAGCCATTCGCGCGCTGTATGCCACCGGTTTCTTCAACGAAGTACGCATCTCGACTGAAGGCAATACCGTCATCGTTCAGGTTCAGGAACGGCCGGCGGTCGGTACGATCGACTTTGCCGGTATTCACGAATTCGACAAGGAAAACCTGACCAAGGCGCTCAGTTCGGTCGGGCTGTCGCAAGGCCGTTACTACGACAAGGCGCTGGTCGACAAAGCCGAGCAGGAGTTAAAGCGCCAGTACCTGACGCGCGGCTATTACGCCGCCGAAGTGACCACCACGATCACGCCGATTGACCGCAACCGCGTGGCGGTGCTGTTCTCGGTCGCAGAAGGCCCGAGCGCGAAGATCCGCCAGATCAACTTCATCGGCAACAGCGCATTCAGCACGGACACGTTACGCGACGAAATGCAGATGTCCACGCCGAACTGGTTCTCGTGGTACACGAAGAACGACCTGTACGCGAAAGACAAGCTGACCGGGGACCTGGAGCACATTCGCTCGTACTACCTGAACCGCGGCTATCTGGAGTTCAACTTCGAGTCGACCCAGGTATCGCTTACGCCGGACAGGAAGGAGATGTACCTGACGGTCACGCTGCATGAAGGCGAGCCGTACACGATTTCGTCGATCAAGCTCGCAGGCAACCTGCTCGATCGCGAGAGCGAGCTAACGCAGCTGATCAAAATCAAGCCGGGCGAGCGCTTCTCCGCCGAAAAACTTCAGGCCGCCACCAAGGCCGTCGTCGACAAGCTCGGCGAGTACGGTTATGCGTTCGCCACCGTCAACGCATTGCCGCAGATCGATCAGGAACACCACAAGGTCGACCTGACGCTGCAAGTGGACCCGAGCCGCCGTGTGTACGTGCGTCACATCAACGTGGTCGGCAACACGCGCACGCGCGATGAAGTGGTGCGCCGCGAAATGCGCCAGCTCGAAAGCTCGTGGTTCGATTCGAACCGCCTCACGCTGTCGAAAGACCGGGTCAACCGTCTCGGCTACTTCACCGATGTCGACGTCACCACGGTGCCGGTAGAAGGTTCGCCCGATCAGGTCGATGTGGACGTCAAGGTGAGCGAAAAGCCGACCGGCGCGATTACTTTGGGCGCGGGCTACTCGTCGACGGACAAGGTGGTGTTGTCAGCCGGTATCTCGCAGGACAACGTGTTCGGCTCGGGCACCAGCCTCGCCTTGAACGTGAACACCGCGAAGACCTACCGCACGCTTACTCTGACGCAAACCGATCCGTACTTCACGGTGGACGGCATCAAGCGGATCACCGACGTCTACTACCGCACGACCTACCCGCTCTATAACTACACCGATACGAGTTTCAGGATCCTCACGATCGGCGCCGACCTGAAATTCGGCATTCCGTTTTCCGAAGCCGACACCGTCTATTTCGGCCTCGGTATCGAACAGAACCGGCTGACGACGGATTCCTTGACTCCTCAGAGCTACAAGGACTACGTGGCGGAATTCGGCCATGTGGTGAACAACGTGCCCATTACGACGGGCTGGGCCCGGGATAACCGCGACAGCGCATTGGTGCCTAGCCGGGGCTATTTCCTGCAAGGCAATGGCGAAGTCGGCACCCCGGCTGGCGGCACCGAGTACTACAAGGCGGACGTTCAGGCGCAGTATTACTATTCATTCGCGCGCGGCTTCATTCTCGGCCTGAATCTTCAAGGCGGCTACGGCAACGGCTTCGCGGGAAAGGCGTACCCGATCTTCAAGAATTACTATGCGGGTGGCATCGGCTCGGTACGCGGCTACGATTCGGGTTCGCTCGGTCCTACCGACAAGACGACTGGCGACCCTATCGGCGGCTCGCGGATGGTCGTGGCCAATGTCGAGATGACGTTCCCGCTGCCGGGCACCGGCTGGGACCGGACACTGCGCGTCTTCACCTTCATGGATGCGGGCAACGTCTGGGGCGACGAAGGCAACAGCACAGGTGCCAACGGTTTGCGGTACAGCTACGGCGCCGGTCTCGAGTGGATCTCGCCGATCGGACCACTCAAGCTGTCTCTCGGCTTCCCGCTGATCAAACACGCCACCGACAAGTACCAGAAATTCCAGTTTCAGATCGGCACATCGTTCTGA
- a CDS encoding aspartate aminotransferase family protein yields the protein MPIHSLIEADRKHLIHPVINYRVHEARGVTVLESASGAFLRDAAGNELLDAFSGLWCVNVGYGQQSIVEAATEQMKKLPYATGYFHFGSAPAIELAEKLVEASPASLQHVYFTLGGSDAVDSAIRFITHYFNATGRPSKKHIIALQRGYHGSSSMGAGLTALPAFHRNFDLPLPTQHHLPSPYTYRNHFADDAALIAASVAALEAKVAELGADHVAAFFCEPIQGSGGVIVPPVGWLKAMREACRKLGILFVADEVITGFGRTGPLFACQAENVEPDLMTVAKGLTAGYAPMGAVLMSDEIYQGIADGDAEAIVGHGHTYSAHPVSAAIGLEVMRLYHEGGLLANGVARAPRFARGLDALLAHPLVGDSRHRGLLGALELVADKNSKAGFDPSLKLSDRIAAAAYENRLIFRAFGDNILGFAPALSYTEAEFDLMFERLEKTLDDVLAQADVRAALRDKSHVAAC from the coding sequence ATGCCGATTCATTCGCTTATCGAAGCCGACCGCAAACATCTGATTCACCCGGTCATCAACTACCGCGTGCACGAAGCCCGTGGCGTCACTGTCCTCGAATCCGCCAGCGGCGCGTTTCTGCGCGACGCGGCAGGCAACGAACTGCTCGACGCATTCTCCGGCCTGTGGTGCGTGAACGTGGGCTACGGCCAGCAGAGCATCGTCGAGGCCGCCACCGAGCAGATGAAGAAACTGCCCTACGCGACCGGCTATTTTCACTTCGGCTCGGCGCCGGCGATCGAACTGGCGGAGAAGCTGGTCGAGGCGTCGCCCGCTTCGCTGCAACACGTTTACTTCACGCTCGGCGGCTCGGACGCAGTCGACTCCGCCATTCGTTTCATCACGCATTACTTCAACGCGACGGGGCGGCCGTCGAAGAAACACATCATCGCGTTGCAGCGCGGCTATCACGGTTCATCGTCGATGGGCGCAGGCCTCACCGCATTGCCGGCGTTCCATCGGAACTTCGATCTGCCGTTACCGACCCAGCATCATCTGCCATCGCCGTACACGTACCGCAATCATTTCGCCGACGACGCCGCGCTGATCGCCGCCTCGGTCGCTGCCCTCGAAGCGAAGGTGGCGGAGCTCGGCGCGGATCATGTCGCGGCCTTCTTCTGCGAACCGATTCAGGGCTCGGGTGGCGTGATCGTGCCGCCGGTCGGCTGGCTGAAAGCGATGCGCGAAGCCTGCCGCAAGCTCGGCATTCTGTTCGTCGCCGACGAGGTCATCACCGGCTTCGGCCGCACCGGTCCGCTGTTTGCGTGCCAGGCCGAAAACGTCGAACCGGATCTGATGACCGTGGCAAAGGGCCTGACCGCCGGCTATGCGCCGATGGGCGCGGTGCTGATGTCCGACGAAATCTACCAGGGCATCGCCGATGGCGACGCCGAAGCGATCGTCGGTCATGGTCACACGTACTCGGCGCATCCGGTTAGCGCGGCGATCGGCCTCGAAGTCATGCGGCTGTATCACGAAGGTGGCCTGCTCGCCAACGGCGTGGCGCGCGCCCCGCGTTTCGCCCGGGGCCTGGATGCGCTGCTCGCCCATCCGCTGGTCGGCGACTCGCGCCACCGTGGCCTGCTCGGCGCGCTCGAACTCGTCGCGGATAAAAACAGCAAAGCGGGTTTCGATCCCTCGTTGAAACTATCCGATCGGATTGCTGCCGCCGCGTATGAAAACCGCCTGATCTTCCGCGCGTTTGGCGACAATATTCTCGGCTTTGCACCGGCGCTGTCGTACACCGAGGCGGAGTTCGATCTGATGTTCGAGAGACTCGAAAAGACTCTCGACGACGTTCTCGCGCAAGCCGATGTCAGGGCCGCGCTTAGGGACAAAAGCCATGTCGCTGCGTGCTAG
- a CDS encoding glyoxylate/hydroxypyruvate reductase A codes for MAFLYKADPARGAQWAKLFAQKAPDLPFHIWPDLGDPAAIRYLAAWQPPDDPTRTFPNLEVVFSVGAGIDQFDLSGVPAHVPVVRMIEPGIVEGMVEYVTQAVLTIHRDLFDYGLQQQQQVWREQPLKPASERRIGVLGLGVLGTAVLERLRLFGFACAGWSRSPRAIDGADCYAGESALDDFLARTDILICLLPLTPATRGLLDAELFAKLPRGASLIQTGRGPHLNQQDLLAALDSGQLQNAILDVTDPEPLPAGHPLWTHPRVRITPHIASATRPETAVDVVLENLRRHREGLPMVGQIDRTQGY; via the coding sequence ATGGCCTTCCTTTATAAAGCCGACCCGGCGCGCGGCGCGCAATGGGCCAAGCTGTTCGCGCAAAAAGCGCCGGACTTGCCGTTTCATATCTGGCCCGATCTCGGCGACCCGGCGGCAATCCGCTACCTCGCCGCCTGGCAGCCGCCTGACGATCCCACTCGCACCTTCCCGAATCTCGAAGTCGTGTTTTCGGTCGGGGCGGGCATCGATCAGTTCGACCTGTCGGGCGTGCCGGCGCATGTGCCGGTCGTGCGGATGATCGAACCGGGGATTGTCGAAGGGATGGTGGAATACGTCACGCAGGCCGTGCTGACGATTCATCGCGATCTGTTCGACTACGGTCTTCAGCAACAGCAGCAGGTCTGGCGGGAACAGCCGCTGAAGCCCGCGAGCGAACGCCGGATCGGCGTGCTGGGACTGGGCGTGCTCGGCACCGCGGTGCTGGAGCGGCTGCGTCTGTTCGGCTTCGCATGCGCGGGATGGAGCCGCTCGCCGCGCGCGATCGACGGTGCCGATTGCTATGCGGGCGAAAGCGCCCTCGACGATTTTCTCGCCCGCACCGATATTCTGATCTGCCTGCTGCCGCTGACGCCCGCCACACGCGGCCTGCTCGACGCTGAGTTATTCGCGAAGCTGCCGCGCGGTGCGTCGCTGATCCAGACGGGACGCGGTCCGCATCTGAATCAGCAGGACCTGCTTGCGGCGCTGGACAGCGGCCAGTTGCAGAACGCGATTCTCGACGTCACCGACCCCGAGCCCTTGCCCGCCGGTCATCCGCTGTGGACGCATCCGCGCGTGCGGATCACCCCGCATATCGCCAGCGCGACGCGGCCCGAAACCGCCGTCGACGTGGTGCTCGAGAATCTGCGCCGGCATCGCGAAGGCCTGCCGATGGTCGGTCAAATCGACCGGACGCAGGGATATTGA
- a CDS encoding LPS-assembly protein LptD, whose product MLGTAGCVPLAGYAQLVGASAVPEPLDGVWSLRLEPQLTEQPLRAGDKPATSVIGDSMTTTTDTDVSLKGHAQLRRYASIVKGDALHYDVDSDKADAYGQVQLVDNGNVFDGPDAHYYVEANEGYISVPKYRFHLTGGWGSAQRADLVDNERTVVHHGTYSTCQCESDPAWYLKASEFDIDSGNDEGIAHNSVLFFQGVPLLASPWLSFPLSGARRSGILPPTFSMSSTNGVDVSVPYYFNLAPNYDLTLTPRIMSKRGEMLTADYRYLQPNDSGSISVAWLPHDAITKTDRYSISLNQNWNLGSGFAAYVNYNRVSDSTVVTDLASGVAFPTGSTTLYQQEAGLTYTSGPWSVLAREQRWQAFSSDSTYNREPQVNVRYARYNVGGFDFGAEADATRFTISSADATQGSRFVFNPYVSYPIERPGWFITPKLAWHFAAYDLTSIGTDAPAGQPKTFNVNVPTFSFDSGMRFERSVRLFGQSYIQTLEPRLFYVYTLYRNQSFAPLFDTATADFGLAELFMPNSFVGNDRVSDSNRITAALTSRFIDPSSGDERARFVLAEQYDFRTPRVTLNTDDAIGTVARTSVIGGASYKLGPGFSAEQAVEYSQANHYLTHAEAGFGWAPAARQVLNVAYRYTRANSTLDYQPVNQFIVSEQWPLSHNVVSVARVNYDMSAHRLIAGLLGLQYDADCWSLGVAFEKYTNATSSTTSPSTGTRVLMQLQLKGFSQVDNGLLNQFRANVPGYTPATTESAPTSRFSDYP is encoded by the coding sequence ATGCTGGGTACGGCCGGATGCGTGCCGCTTGCCGGATATGCACAATTAGTCGGCGCGTCTGCGGTCCCGGAACCGCTCGACGGCGTCTGGAGCCTGCGGCTTGAGCCGCAACTGACCGAGCAGCCCTTACGGGCGGGAGACAAGCCCGCTACGTCGGTCATCGGCGATTCGATGACCACCACGACCGACACGGACGTTTCGCTGAAGGGGCACGCGCAACTGCGGCGGTACGCGTCGATCGTCAAGGGCGATGCGCTGCACTACGACGTCGATAGCGATAAGGCCGACGCTTACGGGCAGGTGCAACTGGTCGACAATGGCAATGTGTTCGACGGACCAGACGCACATTATTACGTCGAGGCGAATGAAGGCTACATCAGCGTGCCCAAGTACCGGTTTCATCTGACTGGAGGCTGGGGCAGCGCTCAACGCGCGGATCTGGTCGATAACGAGCGCACTGTCGTTCATCACGGTACGTATAGCACCTGTCAATGCGAGTCGGATCCCGCGTGGTATCTGAAGGCCTCCGAATTTGACATCGATAGCGGCAACGACGAGGGGATCGCGCACAATAGCGTGCTGTTTTTCCAGGGTGTGCCGCTGCTTGCGAGTCCGTGGTTATCGTTTCCATTGTCCGGCGCGCGGCGCAGCGGCATCCTGCCGCCGACGTTCTCGATGAGTTCGACCAATGGCGTCGACGTTTCGGTGCCGTACTACTTCAACCTCGCACCGAACTACGATCTCACCCTGACGCCTCGCATCATGTCGAAAAGAGGGGAGATGTTGACGGCGGACTACCGCTATCTCCAGCCGAACGATTCGGGGTCGATTTCGGTCGCGTGGCTGCCGCACGACGCGATCACCAAAACCGATCGCTACTCGATCTCGCTGAATCAGAACTGGAATCTCGGCTCGGGCTTTGCCGCCTACGTCAACTACAACCGGGTCTCGGACTCGACGGTGGTGACCGATCTTGCGTCGGGTGTCGCGTTTCCGACGGGTTCCACCACGCTGTATCAGCAGGAAGCGGGTCTGACTTACACAAGCGGGCCGTGGAGTGTGCTGGCTCGCGAGCAGCGTTGGCAGGCTTTCTCGAGCGACTCGACCTATAACCGCGAACCGCAGGTCAATGTCCGTTATGCGCGCTACAACGTAGGGGGCTTCGACTTTGGCGCCGAAGCGGATGCGACGCGCTTCACGATCTCGTCGGCCGATGCGACGCAAGGCAGCCGTTTCGTTTTCAACCCTTACGTAAGTTATCCGATCGAGCGTCCGGGCTGGTTCATCACGCCGAAGCTCGCATGGCATTTCGCCGCGTATGACCTGACGTCGATCGGAACGGATGCACCCGCCGGACAGCCGAAGACGTTCAACGTCAACGTGCCGACATTCAGCTTCGATTCGGGCATGCGCTTCGAACGAAGCGTGCGGCTCTTCGGGCAGTCGTACATCCAGACGCTCGAACCGCGGCTGTTCTATGTGTACACGCTTTACCGCAACCAGTCGTTCGCGCCGTTGTTCGATACGGCGACGGCCGATTTCGGACTAGCGGAACTGTTCATGCCCAACAGCTTCGTTGGCAATGACCGGGTGTCCGATTCCAACCGCATCACGGCTGCACTGACTTCGCGTTTCATCGATCCTTCGAGCGGCGACGAGCGGGCCCGTTTCGTCCTTGCGGAGCAGTACGACTTTCGCACGCCGCGCGTGACCCTCAACACAGACGACGCAATTGGCACCGTTGCGCGCACGAGTGTGATCGGCGGCGCGTCGTACAAGCTGGGTCCGGGCTTCTCAGCGGAACAGGCCGTGGAGTACAGTCAGGCCAACCACTACCTCACGCATGCGGAAGCCGGCTTTGGCTGGGCGCCGGCCGCACGGCAGGTGTTGAATGTCGCGTATCGCTACACGCGCGCCAACAGCACGCTCGACTATCAACCGGTCAATCAGTTCATCGTGTCCGAGCAATGGCCACTATCGCACAACGTGGTCAGTGTCGCGCGTGTCAATTACGACATGAGCGCCCATCGGCTGATCGCAGGCTTGCTGGGGCTTCAGTACGACGCGGATTGCTGGTCGCTCGGTGTCGCGTTCGAGAAGTACACCAACGCCACCAGTTCGACCACGTCGCCCAGCACCGGCACGCGTGTGTTGATGCAACTCCAGCTCAAAGGCTTTTCGCAGGTCGATAACGGTTTGCTCAATCAGTTTCGCGCGAACGTGCCGGGTTATACGCCGGCGACAACGGAAAGCGCACCGACATCCCGGTTTAGCGATTATCCGTAA
- a CDS encoding winged helix-turn-helix transcriptional regulator, with protein MSSDCKLDRIDLRILSQLQKKGRITNVELADAVGLSPSPCLIRVKRLEKAGYIIGYGAQIQLEKLGDVQIVFTEVTLADHRREDFIKFVNAIRDVDEIVECHLASGGYDYLLKFVTRSVSHYQSIVEGLLERDIGIEKYFSYVIIKSPFVKSHYPLETLFSQNHN; from the coding sequence ATGAGCAGCGACTGCAAGCTGGACCGGATTGACCTGCGCATACTTTCACAGTTGCAGAAGAAAGGCCGCATAACCAACGTCGAGCTTGCCGACGCGGTCGGCCTTTCGCCCAGTCCTTGCCTGATCCGCGTCAAGCGTCTGGAGAAAGCCGGCTACATCATCGGCTACGGTGCGCAGATCCAGCTCGAAAAGCTCGGCGACGTGCAGATCGTGTTTACCGAAGTCACGCTCGCCGATCATCGGCGGGAAGACTTCATCAAGTTCGTCAACGCGATCCGCGACGTCGACGAGATCGTCGAGTGCCATCTGGCGAGCGGCGGTTATGACTATCTGCTGAAGTTCGTCACGCGCAGCGTGAGCCACTATCAGAGCATCGTCGAAGGTCTGCTGGAGCGCGATATCGGCATCGAGAAGTACTTCAGCTACGTGATCATCAAATCGCCGTTCGTGAAGAGCCACTACCCGCTCGAAACGCTGTTCTCACAGAACCACAACTAG
- a CDS encoding response regulator transcription factor, with the protein MTINLLVVEPDQSVRDQLRFHLHKNQIALSVLYSAAQLVSRVELECPSAILLRAEQPMIEAREALRQLRLAGYDMPIFVQSTSDEIVDKIVAFELGADDYIVDPVDPHELTARIKRAVQRCNRTLCDAPEIREKVSFGSYQIDFATRRLLKNGCEISLRSGEFALLKLFASNPMRILTRSMVNSQLGRAESQKASLDVAVCRLRGVIEADPSAPKFIQTLRGRGYMFVPSPESPPAHGARESASFAGHREFGERGTGAV; encoded by the coding sequence ATGACTATTAACCTTCTTGTAGTCGAACCGGACCAATCAGTCCGGGATCAGTTGCGCTTTCACCTTCATAAGAACCAGATCGCGCTCTCTGTACTGTATAGCGCGGCTCAGCTTGTCAGCCGGGTGGAACTGGAGTGTCCGTCAGCGATTCTATTGCGCGCCGAGCAGCCGATGATCGAGGCGCGAGAGGCGCTCCGACAACTGCGGTTAGCGGGCTACGACATGCCCATATTCGTACAAAGCACCTCCGACGAGATCGTCGACAAAATCGTCGCTTTCGAATTGGGTGCGGACGACTATATCGTCGACCCCGTCGATCCGCACGAATTGACCGCCAGGATCAAGCGCGCCGTGCAACGCTGCAACCGGACGCTTTGCGACGCACCGGAAATTCGTGAGAAGGTTTCGTTCGGCAGTTACCAGATAGACTTCGCTACGCGACGGCTGCTCAAGAACGGCTGCGAAATCTCGCTGCGATCCGGCGAGTTTGCCTTACTCAAGCTGTTCGCAAGCAACCCGATGCGAATATTGACGCGCTCGATGGTCAACAGCCAGCTAGGAAGGGCTGAGAGCCAGAAGGCCAGTCTGGATGTTGCGGTCTGCCGCTTGCGCGGCGTGATAGAGGCAGATCCGTCCGCCCCCAAGTTCATTCAGACCTTGCGCGGACGAGGCTATATGTTCGTACCATCGCCAGAGTCGCCACCCGCGCATGGGGCGCGCGAAAGTGCGAGTTTTGCCGGTCACAGGGAGTTTGGCGAACGAGGCACTGGGGCCGTATGA